A region from the Silene latifolia isolate original U9 population chromosome 7, ASM4854445v1, whole genome shotgun sequence genome encodes:
- the LOC141589662 gene encoding uncharacterized protein LOC141589662, which produces MERAALKKLEDAIHRMIIKKSEPDWLPLVPGGSYWVPPKSESRGFAQVVATLVKDSTSVTEFMRNDVSFGLNSNRGLPYSTQFFKGSSNSPLEEETNSKNSNQSEEDEEG; this is translated from the exons ATGGAGAGAGCAGCGTTGAAGAAGTTAGAGGATGCTATACATAGGATGATCATTAAAAAGTCAGAGCCTGATTGGTTACCTTTAGTCCCAGGTGGGTCCTACTGGGTCCCACCTAAGTCAGAATCTCGTGGTTTTGCTCAAGTTGTTGCTACTTTGGTTAAGGATTCAACGAGTGTGACGGAGTTTATGAGGAATGATGTTTCTTTCGGGTTGAATTCGAATCGTGGGTTGCCTTATTCTACTCAATTCTTCAAAG GGTCATCAAATTCTCCATTGGAGGAGGAAACGAATTCTAAGAATTCAAACCAATCTGAGGAGGATGAAGAAGGGTGA